One Opitutia bacterium DNA segment encodes these proteins:
- a CDS encoding HD domain-containing protein — protein MQLPPPLLAALQTLRSAGGRPRLVGGCVRDWLLGHEPKDFDVEVFGLDYEKMQRALAPFGPTDLVGRSFGVLKVRLAGAEYDFSLPRRESKIGAGHRGFAVEPEPDLTEADAAARRDFTINSIAFDPLENRLIDPHGGERDLRARVLRHTSAAFVEDPLRVLRAFQFAARFDLTLAPETAALCRSIADTYRELAIERVWGEWDKWALKSVKPSRGLFVLRESGWLKFFPEIAGLDGLRQEPEWHPEGDAFVHTAHCLDALVTLDAWKNGDARVRRVLALAVLAHDFGKATTTHQAERRGQLRWVSPGHEAAGAPLTESFLQRIGAPHDLIESVRPLVVNHLAHHHGQTHFRDTTVRRLARKIAPATMDELIAVMTADHLGRPPLVSEEALRRIHELRDAAQRLVVADRAPEPILLGRHLITLGMKPGPHFKSALDAAFESQLDGAFHDEDGGILWMRNYLRAHPQFLK, from the coding sequence ATGCAACTGCCTCCGCCTCTTCTCGCCGCACTCCAAACGCTCCGCTCCGCCGGCGGGCGGCCGCGACTCGTCGGCGGCTGCGTGCGCGACTGGCTGCTCGGGCACGAGCCGAAGGACTTCGATGTCGAGGTGTTCGGTCTCGACTACGAAAAGATGCAGCGCGCGCTCGCGCCGTTCGGTCCGACGGATCTGGTGGGCCGCAGTTTCGGCGTGCTGAAAGTGCGCCTCGCCGGCGCGGAATACGACTTCTCCCTCCCCCGCCGCGAATCGAAGATCGGCGCCGGGCATCGCGGCTTCGCGGTCGAGCCGGAACCGGATCTCACCGAGGCCGACGCGGCGGCGCGGCGCGACTTCACGATCAACTCGATCGCCTTCGACCCGCTCGAAAACCGCCTGATCGATCCTCACGGCGGCGAGCGCGACCTGCGCGCGCGCGTGCTGCGTCACACGAGCGCGGCCTTCGTGGAGGATCCGCTGCGCGTGTTGCGCGCGTTTCAGTTCGCGGCCCGCTTCGATCTCACGCTCGCGCCGGAAACCGCCGCGCTGTGCCGCTCCATCGCCGATACCTACCGCGAACTCGCCATCGAACGCGTGTGGGGCGAGTGGGACAAGTGGGCGTTGAAGTCGGTCAAGCCCTCCCGCGGCCTCTTCGTGCTGCGCGAGAGCGGTTGGCTGAAGTTTTTCCCGGAGATCGCCGGACTCGACGGGTTGCGTCAGGAGCCGGAATGGCATCCGGAAGGCGACGCGTTCGTGCACACGGCGCATTGCCTCGACGCGTTGGTGACGCTCGACGCGTGGAAAAACGGCGACGCGCGCGTGCGGCGCGTGCTGGCGTTGGCGGTGCTGGCGCACGACTTCGGCAAGGCGACCACGACGCACCAAGCCGAGCGGCGCGGCCAGTTGCGCTGGGTCAGCCCCGGTCACGAAGCCGCGGGCGCGCCGCTGACGGAGAGTTTCCTGCAGCGCATCGGCGCGCCGCACGACTTGATCGAGTCCGTGCGGCCGCTCGTCGTGAACCACCTCGCGCATCACCACGGGCAAACGCATTTCCGCGACACCACGGTGCGGCGGCTCGCGCGCAAGATCGCGCCGGCCACGATGGACGAGTTGATCGCCGTGATGACCGCGGACCATCTCGGCCGGCCGCCACTGGTGTCGGAGGAGGCGTTGCGCCGCATCCACGAATTGCGGGATGCGGCACAGCGCCTCGTGGTGGCCGACCGCGCACCGGAGCCGATCCTCTTGGGACGACACCTCATCACGCTGGGCATGAAGCCGGGGCCGCACTTCAAGTCGGCCTTGGACGCAGCGTTCGAGTCGCAGCTCGATGGGGCATTCCACGACGAGGACGGCGGGATTTTATGGATGAGGAACTATTTGCGGGCGCATCCGCAGTTCCTAAAGTGA
- a CDS encoding TonB-dependent receptor, producing MNARSAWNMRSALALLLGAGLIPAVVAQTAAPAPTEEETLKLEKFVVTGSLIPIAADTPAVPVTVLTSIEIQNSGVTSDLTDVLKKTNPAFFGRGNIGAENANTRANSTNGASTVSLRNRSTLVLINGRRAAISPVAATGAGSFVDVSLIPIAAVERVEILSDGASATYGSDAVSGVVNVILKTNYRGAEVGGSFSWAPDASDHTTRQAYMTLGAGNEKTQLTFSAEWRSTDPLYQYERPWGMNQFRTPTFAGVITPDAVNLYYLNPNLNAPPQGLDLTFAQLVAQGIYQGPYNQDQVAQFFDLSAKATMFQKTTRYSASMAVQHKWNDNVTAFGDVLFTNSLTESSLNAQPVSGNVAASSAFNPADVLVQARNRFVDFPRIRKGDSLGMRGVFGLRGTIGSSWTWEAAATLNRSTLALRQLNLIDTNAYNTAVTNGTYNPFARKQAAGVIEGIVGIGYQDYVSRVNSFDIRVTGELFDLPAGAVQLGLGAETRTERVSMVNDRNDRLALWLQGTPTNPFAAKIAVDGFSAELRIPVFSPAQNIPLAKTVEIGLAGRKELYTATTDPLVPKFTLRWMPFNDEFIVRATYGESFTAPDLFSLYGPSNSGFTGSININRYNADGTPMNVTTGNRQYRSRGGSNPNLVPSESRNWTAGFVWSPRKLKGFSLTADWFNIDERDLIGTVPQTTLLQSVEALGPASPYASLVRLGVSVAGEAHFTDGAAVTAPGQITSGQSDAVWMTNPRLNIAGVWQSGADVSVDYAYDTKSWGKLDLSLTGTYIHEYVQQTLPTSLPGNFADGFTGSTYPRYRTFTQLNWTYKQMTAGISHSWIPEVDDLVAATERPIDSNETFDVRFSYRFSNFGNSWLQGLRLSVAVLNVFGEDPPFAAGESDQNRDINTYDAFGRRFVISANYKF from the coding sequence ATGAACGCACGTTCCGCTTGGAATATGCGGTCGGCGCTGGCGCTTCTCTTGGGCGCTGGCCTGATCCCCGCGGTGGTCGCGCAGACCGCCGCTCCTGCCCCTACGGAAGAAGAGACCCTGAAACTCGAAAAGTTTGTCGTCACGGGCTCCCTGATCCCGATCGCGGCGGACACCCCCGCCGTCCCGGTCACGGTCCTCACCTCGATCGAGATTCAAAACTCCGGCGTCACCAGCGATTTGACGGACGTCCTCAAGAAAACCAACCCGGCTTTCTTCGGCCGCGGCAACATCGGTGCCGAAAACGCGAACACTCGCGCGAACAGCACGAATGGCGCGTCCACGGTCTCGCTCCGCAATCGCTCGACGCTCGTCCTCATCAACGGTCGCCGCGCGGCGATCTCCCCGGTCGCAGCGACTGGTGCCGGATCCTTTGTCGACGTCAGCCTCATCCCGATCGCCGCCGTCGAGCGCGTCGAAATCCTCAGCGATGGCGCTTCGGCGACCTACGGTTCGGATGCGGTGTCCGGCGTCGTCAACGTGATTCTCAAAACCAACTACCGTGGCGCGGAAGTGGGTGGCAGCTTCAGCTGGGCTCCCGATGCCAGCGACCATACGACCCGCCAAGCCTACATGACGCTCGGTGCCGGCAACGAGAAGACCCAGCTCACGTTCTCCGCCGAATGGCGCAGCACGGATCCACTCTACCAGTATGAGCGCCCGTGGGGTATGAACCAGTTCCGCACGCCCACATTTGCGGGTGTCATCACCCCGGACGCCGTAAACCTCTACTACCTCAACCCGAACCTCAACGCCCCGCCGCAAGGACTCGATCTGACGTTTGCGCAGCTCGTGGCCCAAGGCATTTACCAGGGACCGTATAATCAGGACCAAGTCGCTCAATTCTTCGACCTCTCCGCGAAGGCGACGATGTTCCAGAAGACCACGCGCTACAGCGCTTCGATGGCCGTCCAACACAAATGGAACGACAACGTGACCGCTTTCGGCGACGTGCTTTTCACCAACAGCCTCACCGAAAGCTCCCTCAACGCTCAGCCCGTCTCCGGCAACGTTGCGGCCAGCAGCGCGTTCAATCCCGCCGACGTGCTCGTGCAGGCGCGCAATCGCTTCGTCGATTTCCCGCGTATCCGCAAGGGCGACTCGCTCGGTATGCGCGGCGTCTTCGGTCTGCGCGGCACCATCGGAAGCTCCTGGACGTGGGAAGCCGCTGCCACCCTCAATCGCAGCACCTTGGCCCTGCGTCAGCTCAACCTGATCGACACCAACGCCTATAACACTGCGGTCACCAACGGCACCTACAACCCCTTCGCTCGCAAACAGGCTGCGGGCGTCATCGAAGGCATCGTCGGCATCGGTTATCAGGACTACGTCAGCCGCGTGAATAGCTTCGACATCCGCGTCACCGGTGAGCTCTTCGATCTCCCTGCCGGCGCGGTCCAACTCGGCCTCGGCGCCGAGACCCGCACGGAACGCGTCTCCATGGTCAACGACCGCAACGACCGCCTCGCGCTCTGGCTGCAAGGCACGCCGACGAATCCCTTCGCCGCCAAGATCGCGGTCGACGGCTTCTCTGCCGAACTCCGTATTCCGGTGTTCAGCCCCGCGCAAAATATCCCGCTCGCCAAGACGGTCGAGATCGGCCTCGCGGGCCGCAAGGAACTCTACACCGCCACCACGGATCCGTTGGTTCCCAAGTTCACCCTCCGCTGGATGCCGTTCAACGACGAGTTCATCGTTCGCGCCACCTACGGCGAGTCGTTCACCGCGCCCGACCTGTTCTCCCTCTACGGTCCGTCCAACTCCGGCTTCACCGGTTCGATCAACATCAACCGCTACAACGCCGACGGCACGCCGATGAACGTCACGACCGGCAATCGCCAATACCGCTCGCGCGGTGGTTCGAACCCGAACCTCGTTCCGTCCGAGTCGCGTAACTGGACCGCCGGCTTCGTTTGGTCTCCCCGTAAGCTGAAGGGCTTCTCTCTCACCGCGGACTGGTTCAACATCGATGAGCGCGACCTCATCGGCACCGTCCCGCAGACCACCCTGCTCCAATCCGTTGAAGCCCTCGGACCTGCGTCCCCGTATGCCAGCCTCGTGCGCCTCGGTGTGAGCGTTGCGGGTGAAGCTCACTTCACGGACGGTGCTGCGGTCACCGCTCCCGGCCAGATCACCTCCGGCCAATCCGACGCGGTGTGGATGACCAACCCGCGCCTGAACATCGCGGGCGTCTGGCAGTCCGGCGCCGACGTCTCCGTCGACTACGCCTACGACACCAAGTCGTGGGGCAAGCTCGACCTCAGCCTCACCGGCACCTACATCCACGAATACGTTCAGCAGACGCTCCCGACGTCGCTCCCCGGCAACTTCGCCGACGGCTTCACGGGCAGCACCTACCCGCGTTATCGCACGTTCACCCAGCTCAACTGGACCTACAAGCAGATGACCGCGGGCATCAGCCACTCGTGGATTCCCGAAGTGGACGACCTCGTTGCCGCCACCGAACGCCCGATCGACTCCAACGAGACGTTCGACGTTCGCTTCAGCTATCGCTTCAGCAACTTCGGCAACAGCTGGCTGCAAGGCCTGCGCCTGTCGGTGGCCGTGTTGAACGTGTTCGGCGAGGATCCCCCGTTCGCCGCGGGCGAGTCCGACCAGAACCGCGACATCAATACCTACGACGCGTTCGGTCGCCGTTTCGTCATCTCGGCGAACTACAAGTTCTGA
- the tal gene encoding transaldolase has translation MSSPSQLDQLKQFTVVVADTGDFASMKQFAPRDATTNPSLILKAAAMPDYAWIVDKAVKDAPAGADLGAVIDGLLVLFGSEILKIVPGRVSTEVDARLSFDTAATVVKAREIIARYEKAGIGRERVLIKIASTWEGIKAAEQLEKDGIRCNLTLLFSFAQAVACAEAKVQLISPFVGRILDWYKKSTGKDYAPAEDPGVKSVTEIYTYYKKYGYKTEVMGASFRNTGEITELAGCDLLTISPQLLAELAKSDAPITRKLDPAAAKDAAIAKVSFDEKSFRFALNEDAMATEKTAEGIRQFSADIVKLEQLLAKKRG, from the coding sequence ATGTCTTCCCCGAGCCAGCTCGACCAACTGAAGCAGTTCACCGTCGTGGTCGCCGACACCGGCGACTTCGCCAGCATGAAGCAATTCGCGCCGCGCGACGCGACGACGAACCCGAGCCTGATCCTCAAGGCCGCCGCCATGCCCGACTACGCGTGGATCGTCGACAAAGCGGTGAAGGACGCACCCGCCGGCGCCGACCTCGGCGCGGTGATCGACGGGTTGCTGGTGTTGTTCGGCAGCGAGATTTTGAAAATCGTCCCCGGCCGCGTCTCAACGGAGGTCGACGCACGGTTGTCGTTCGACACGGCGGCGACCGTCGTGAAGGCCCGCGAGATCATCGCGCGCTACGAGAAAGCGGGCATCGGCCGCGAGCGTGTGCTGATCAAGATCGCGTCGACTTGGGAAGGCATCAAAGCCGCCGAGCAGCTCGAGAAGGACGGCATCCGCTGCAACCTCACCCTGCTCTTCTCGTTCGCGCAGGCGGTCGCATGCGCCGAGGCGAAAGTGCAGCTCATCTCGCCGTTCGTCGGACGCATCCTCGACTGGTATAAGAAATCCACGGGCAAGGACTACGCTCCGGCCGAGGATCCCGGCGTGAAGTCGGTCACCGAGATCTACACTTACTACAAGAAATACGGCTACAAGACGGAAGTGATGGGTGCTTCGTTCCGTAACACCGGCGAAATCACCGAGCTAGCCGGCTGCGACCTGCTGACGATCAGCCCGCAACTGCTCGCCGAACTCGCGAAGAGCGACGCGCCGATCACGCGCAAGCTCGACCCGGCCGCGGCGAAGGACGCGGCGATCGCGAAGGTGAGCTTCGACGAGAAAAGCTTCCGCTTCGCGCTGAACGAGGACGCGATGGCGACGGAGAAGACCGCGGAAGGCATCCGCCAGTTCTCCGCCGACATCGTGAAACTCGAGCAACTGCTGGCGAAAAAGCGCGGCTGA
- the rpsI gene encoding 30S ribosomal protein S9 has translation MSADSTVFIGTGRRKTSTARVRLVAGSGKLSANGRDFDAYFKHDNFARRAAGPLATADVKDKFDVVANIAGGGISAQAGAVAHGIARALLKFNSELRVTLKKAGHLTRDPREKERKKAGQPGARKRFQFSKR, from the coding sequence ATGAGCGCTGACTCCACCGTTTTCATCGGCACCGGCCGTCGCAAGACCTCCACCGCCCGCGTGCGCCTCGTTGCCGGCTCCGGCAAGCTCTCGGCCAACGGCCGCGACTTCGACGCCTATTTCAAGCACGACAACTTCGCCCGCCGCGCCGCTGGTCCGCTCGCGACCGCCGACGTGAAGGACAAGTTCGACGTCGTCGCCAACATCGCTGGCGGCGGCATCAGCGCCCAAGCAGGTGCGGTTGCGCACGGCATCGCCCGCGCGCTTCTGAAGTTCAACTCCGAGCTCCGCGTCACGCTCAAGAAGGCCGGTCACCTCACCCGTGACCCGCGCGAAAAAGAGCGCAAGAAGGCCGGCCAGCCGGGCGCCCGCAAGCGCTTCCAGTTCTCGAAGCGCTAA
- the rplM gene encoding 50S ribosomal protein L13: MKTYLAKKETVQPKWYLIDAEGQVLGRLAVKVANIIRGRNKATYTPHVDTGDFVIVINASKVVLTGKKEEVTEYMSFSGFVGGEKYRKLTDVRVKKPDFIIMQAVKGMLPKNRIAAKMLTKLRVFPGAEHPHTAQNPIKL; encoded by the coding sequence ATGAAAACCTATCTGGCCAAAAAAGAGACAGTCCAGCCCAAGTGGTATCTGATCGATGCCGAGGGGCAGGTTCTTGGCCGTCTCGCAGTTAAAGTCGCCAACATCATCCGTGGTCGCAACAAGGCCACTTACACCCCGCACGTCGATACCGGCGACTTCGTCATCGTCATCAACGCGAGCAAGGTCGTCCTCACCGGTAAGAAGGAAGAAGTGACCGAGTATATGTCGTTCTCCGGCTTCGTCGGCGGCGAGAAATACCGCAAGCTCACCGACGTCCGCGTCAAGAAGCCCGATTTCATCATCATGCAGGCCGTCAAGGGCATGCTCCCGAAGAACCGCATCGCCGCGAAGATGCTGACCAAGCTCCGCGTGTTCCCGGGCGCCGAGCACCCCCACACTGCGCAGAACCCCATCAAGCTTTGA
- a CDS encoding N-acetyl-gamma-glutamyl-phosphate reductase, whose product MKVGIVGASGYSGEVLVKLLLGHPHVTLAAVTSRQHAGKPLSSVIPALRGTAADTLKFIGSDAAELAARDDIGLWFLALPHGAAADFAKALVPAGRKVIDLSADFRVADLATYEKYYGHHHAPELLPHARYVLPELTDPKWKTEIKLAAAPGCYPTSVIVPLAPLLDAGLVSREHIVANSFSGVSGAGKKAEEAYLYCERAESAKAYGLIKHRHLSEIEEQLAMRAGAPVVLQFNPHLAPMRRGIITTITAPAVAGATIDAVYAAWRAAYTGRPFVSILPTGETPDSAYVTGTNRVDISAVHDARTGNFVITSAEDNLVKGASGQAVQIMNLWLGFPETAGLL is encoded by the coding sequence ATGAAAGTCGGCATTGTCGGCGCGTCGGGTTACTCCGGCGAAGTTCTCGTTAAACTCCTCCTGGGCCATCCGCACGTCACTCTGGCGGCGGTCACCTCACGCCAACACGCGGGCAAGCCGCTCTCGAGCGTGATTCCGGCGCTGCGCGGCACCGCGGCCGACACGCTGAAGTTCATCGGCTCCGACGCGGCCGAACTCGCAGCGCGCGACGACATCGGCCTGTGGTTCCTCGCGCTGCCCCACGGCGCCGCGGCGGACTTCGCCAAGGCGCTCGTGCCCGCCGGCCGCAAGGTCATCGACCTCAGCGCCGATTTCCGCGTGGCCGACCTCGCGACCTACGAAAAATATTACGGCCACCACCACGCGCCCGAGCTGCTCCCGCACGCGCGCTACGTGCTGCCCGAGCTCACCGATCCGAAGTGGAAGACGGAGATCAAACTCGCGGCCGCGCCCGGTTGCTATCCCACGAGCGTGATCGTCCCGCTCGCGCCGTTGCTCGACGCCGGGCTCGTTTCGCGCGAACACATCGTCGCTAATTCCTTCTCCGGTGTCTCCGGCGCAGGCAAAAAAGCCGAGGAAGCCTATCTCTACTGCGAGCGCGCCGAGAGCGCCAAGGCCTACGGCCTCATCAAGCATCGCCACCTTTCGGAGATCGAGGAACAGCTCGCGATGCGCGCCGGCGCGCCGGTCGTGCTCCAGTTCAACCCGCACCTCGCGCCGATGCGCCGAGGCATCATCACCACGATCACCGCGCCCGCCGTCGCCGGAGCGACGATCGACGCCGTCTACGCCGCGTGGCGCGCCGCCTACACGGGCCGGCCGTTCGTCTCGATTCTGCCGACGGGCGAGACGCCCGACTCAGCCTACGTCACCGGCACGAATCGCGTGGATATCTCCGCCGTGCACGACGCGCGCACGGGCAACTTCGTGATCACCTCCGCCGAGGACAACCTCGTGAAGGGCGCGAGCGGCCAAGCCGTGCAAATCATGAATCTCTGGCTCGGTTTCCCCGAAACCGCCGGACTGCTTTAA
- a CDS encoding DUF423 domain-containing protein gives MTGSTRNITLAAAALGFTGVALGAFGAHALKPSLEAHGSVETWKTAVLYHLMHAVALLALAGWRDAHAGASGRVAALWVAGVIFFSGSLYWLALGGPKLLGPVTPLGGTAFLAGWALLAFQAWKRPVA, from the coding sequence ATGACCGGCTCGACTCGCAATATCACGCTCGCCGCGGCGGCGCTCGGCTTCACCGGCGTCGCGCTTGGCGCGTTCGGCGCGCACGCCCTGAAGCCCTCACTCGAGGCCCACGGTTCCGTCGAAACTTGGAAAACCGCCGTGCTCTACCACCTCATGCACGCCGTCGCACTGCTCGCGCTCGCCGGCTGGCGCGACGCTCACGCGGGCGCGAGCGGACGCGTCGCCGCGCTGTGGGTGGCTGGCGTGATCTTTTTCTCCGGCTCGCTTTACTGGCTGGCGCTGGGCGGACCGAAGTTGCTGGGGCCCGTGACCCCGCTCGGCGGCACCGCCTTCCTCGCCGGCTGGGCCCTGCTCGCGTTCCAAGCGTGGAAGCGACCGGTGGCGTGA
- a CDS encoding S9 family peptidase, translating into MNRLVARSCWTAFTLALLSSSVTARELIPIETFFGTDAIQSMALSPDGNKIAMIAPNGGRYSIALLDTTTGKASVVVAYEKENISSITWKGNERILYRVFSQGHEIPLIASTDLAAKSMKRLVEPRVRRDESSIFSGSLVDTAPWDPDHILIYGLTAESDDRRFNDGGQRFYPTPAIYRVNVHTGRRSQVVGLDRDVDAGEFDRTLQQRITTEVKGAELVFQYRARNDEPWRKMRQFDIRASKWDILGLRADGKEAYVLDTSENDLGTLRAFDLETGKLDRAVFESAETHVTGLVFSPKRERLIGVRHEGVKRATHWLDPRWKAIGASLERNFPDHNVHIFSMSEDEKRFLFLITSDRDPGRYFLGDLRGDGMRVQPINAVRPGVKPEFMSPMEPIQYTARDGMLIHGYFTKPGGKADRDTPLLIMPHGGPFGIRDSWGFNAEVQFLADRGYAVLQVNYRGSGGYGSSFEHAGYGEWGGKMQNDLTDAVQWAISQGWCDPQRVGIIGASYGGYAALAGVTMTPELFRVGINYVGVSDLRLITRWDLGKSAASKAVFELRIGRDPEVLAARSPVTHVANIRVPTLHAYGLNDPRVEISNWEVLEAALKKHGKTYESYVETEEGHGFGKAENSLRFYRAVESFLARYMPSESLKGHAKPGELRVVEMPAKTGSE; encoded by the coding sequence ATGAACCGACTCGTTGCGCGGTCATGCTGGACCGCGTTCACGCTCGCCCTGTTATCGTCCTCCGTCACCGCTCGGGAACTCATCCCGATCGAGACTTTTTTCGGCACCGATGCCATTCAATCGATGGCGCTTTCGCCGGATGGCAATAAGATCGCCATGATCGCGCCGAACGGCGGCCGCTACAGCATCGCCCTGCTGGATACGACGACCGGCAAAGCGAGCGTCGTCGTTGCCTACGAAAAAGAAAACATCTCGTCCATCACCTGGAAAGGCAACGAACGCATCCTGTATCGCGTGTTTTCGCAGGGACACGAGATTCCGCTCATCGCCAGCACCGACCTGGCCGCCAAGTCGATGAAGCGCCTGGTCGAACCCCGCGTGCGCCGCGACGAGAGTTCGATATTCTCGGGAAGTCTCGTGGATACCGCCCCATGGGATCCGGACCACATTTTGATCTATGGGCTCACCGCCGAGTCCGACGATCGGCGTTTCAACGATGGCGGTCAGCGATTCTATCCGACGCCGGCGATCTACCGCGTAAACGTGCATACCGGGCGCCGCAGCCAGGTCGTCGGGCTGGATCGCGACGTCGATGCCGGCGAATTCGACCGCACGCTTCAGCAGCGCATCACCACCGAGGTAAAGGGAGCCGAACTCGTCTTTCAGTATCGCGCTCGCAACGACGAGCCGTGGCGCAAAATGCGCCAGTTCGATATTCGGGCGTCCAAGTGGGACATTCTAGGGCTTCGCGCCGACGGCAAGGAAGCCTATGTGCTCGACACGTCCGAGAACGACCTCGGCACGCTGCGGGCCTTCGACTTGGAGACCGGCAAGCTCGACCGCGCCGTGTTCGAGTCGGCGGAAACGCACGTCACCGGTCTGGTTTTCTCTCCCAAACGAGAGCGCCTCATCGGCGTTCGCCACGAAGGCGTGAAGCGGGCGACTCATTGGCTCGACCCGCGCTGGAAAGCAATCGGCGCGAGTCTCGAGCGCAACTTTCCCGACCACAATGTTCACATCTTTTCGATGTCCGAGGACGAGAAACGGTTTCTCTTCCTCATCACTTCGGATCGCGACCCGGGCCGCTATTTCCTCGGCGACCTGCGCGGGGATGGCATGCGCGTGCAACCGATCAACGCTGTGCGCCCGGGCGTGAAACCCGAATTCATGAGTCCAATGGAGCCGATCCAATACACGGCGCGGGATGGCATGCTGATCCACGGCTACTTCACCAAACCCGGCGGCAAGGCCGACCGTGACACGCCGCTCTTGATCATGCCGCACGGTGGACCGTTCGGCATCCGCGACAGCTGGGGTTTTAACGCCGAAGTGCAGTTTCTCGCCGATCGCGGCTACGCCGTCCTGCAGGTGAACTACCGTGGCTCGGGCGGCTACGGGAGTTCGTTCGAGCACGCCGGCTATGGCGAATGGGGCGGCAAGATGCAGAACGATCTGACCGACGCCGTGCAATGGGCCATCTCCCAAGGGTGGTGCGATCCGCAGCGCGTCGGCATCATCGGCGCCAGCTACGGTGGCTACGCCGCGCTCGCGGGCGTCACGATGACCCCCGAGCTTTTTCGCGTCGGAATCAACTACGTCGGCGTCTCGGACTTGCGCCTCATCACCCGGTGGGATCTCGGCAAGAGCGCGGCCTCAAAGGCGGTGTTCGAACTCCGGATCGGGCGCGATCCGGAGGTCCTGGCCGCCCGTTCGCCGGTCACCCACGTCGCCAACATCCGCGTGCCCACCTTGCACGCCTATGGCCTGAACGACCCGCGCGTTGAGATCAGCAATTGGGAAGTGCTCGAAGCCGCGCTCAAAAAACACGGCAAAACCTACGAGAGCTACGTGGAGACCGAGGAAGGGCACGGTTTCGGAAAAGCCGAGAACTCGCTCCGGTTTTACCGCGCCGTCGAATCCTTCCTGGCTCGCTACATGCCCTCCGAATCGTTGAAGGGACATGCCAAACCCGGCGAACTTCGCGTGGTGGAAATGCCCGCGAAAACCGGCAGCGAGTGA